One Curtobacterium herbarum genomic window carries:
- a CDS encoding GntR family transcriptional regulator yields MPSRITEGAEPKHQQLRRILLDLITTRLAPGAAIPSERQLIAEYGVSRITVREALGQLVNEGHLERVRGKGTFVANRPMQSTLHLASFTEEMRAMGHVPTTVVLVREERVPPAATVAALHLGDGETALHLKRLRMADGAPVSVDDAWLAADVFPGLLEHDLSGSMYSIAAEVYGHPIDRARQTVAANPASDDIATLLGTKTGAPLLEFDRVSYSGPREVEHARSWYRSDRYRVQMEVTASSPARV; encoded by the coding sequence TTGCCGAGCCGCATCACCGAGGGTGCTGAACCGAAGCACCAGCAGCTGCGGCGGATCCTGCTCGACCTCATCACGACGCGGCTCGCCCCCGGTGCGGCGATCCCCTCGGAGCGGCAGCTCATCGCCGAGTACGGCGTCTCGCGCATCACCGTGCGGGAGGCCCTGGGCCAGCTGGTGAACGAGGGACACCTCGAGCGCGTCCGCGGCAAGGGCACCTTCGTCGCGAACCGTCCGATGCAGTCCACGCTGCACCTGGCCTCGTTCACCGAGGAGATGCGGGCGATGGGGCACGTCCCGACGACGGTCGTGCTCGTCCGGGAGGAACGGGTCCCACCCGCCGCGACGGTCGCCGCCCTGCACCTCGGGGACGGCGAGACCGCGCTGCACCTCAAGCGGCTGCGGATGGCCGACGGCGCGCCGGTGTCGGTCGATGACGCCTGGCTCGCCGCTGACGTGTTCCCGGGCCTGCTCGAGCACGACCTGTCCGGCTCGATGTACTCGATCGCGGCCGAGGTGTACGGGCACCCGATCGACCGGGCGCGGCAGACCGTGGCCGCCAACCCGGCGTCCGACGACATCGCGACGCTGCTCGGCACGAAGACCGGGGCCCCGCTGCTCGAGTTCGACCGGGTGTCCTACTCGGGGCCGCGCGAGGTCGAACACGCCCGCAGCTGGTACCGGTCGGACCGCTACCGGGTGCAGATGGAGGTCACGGCCTCCAGTCCGGCACGGGTCTGA
- a CDS encoding dihydrolipoamide acetyltransferase family protein, with amino-acid sequence MAVAEFPLPDVGEGLTEAEIVQWRVAPGDEIAVDQVLVEIETAKSLVELPSPFAGTVTGLLVAEGDTVEVGSPIIRVESDSATAGQPGGTAPVADAAPVTQSPAPAAQAPATPAPAAAAPAAQAPVPAPAAPTRAASPAAAPAAAAAPEPAQVAADAGVVGADEGSGAVLVGYGSATSAPSRRKPGARRAAAAAAEASRASSREADLSFETDDGEATTADAVAAQGRRPARPSMPSASALQVMAKPPIRKLAKDLDVDLTTVVPTGLAGEVTRDDVIRHAQQASVFRNIETPEWGDVRQETIPVKGVRKAIATAMTTSAFTAPHVSLFVDVDATRTMEFVKRLKESPTFAGVKVSPLLIMAKAVIWAVRRNRSVNSSWTDREIIVHHFVNLGIAAATPRGLIVPNIKDAQDMSLLELAKALEEMTITARDGKTSPAQMADGTITVTNIGVFGMDTGTPILNPGQVAIVAMGTIKPKPWVVDGDVRSRMVTTIGASFDHRVVDGDVASRFVHDVASVIEEPALLLD; translated from the coding sequence GTGGCCGTCGCCGAATTCCCCCTGCCCGACGTGGGGGAGGGCCTGACCGAGGCCGAGATCGTCCAGTGGCGCGTCGCCCCCGGTGACGAGATCGCCGTGGACCAGGTGCTCGTCGAGATCGAGACCGCGAAGTCGCTCGTCGAGCTGCCGTCGCCGTTCGCCGGCACCGTCACCGGCCTGCTCGTCGCCGAGGGTGACACGGTCGAGGTCGGCAGCCCGATCATCCGAGTCGAGTCCGACTCCGCCACCGCAGGTCAGCCGGGAGGCACGGCCCCCGTCGCCGACGCCGCTCCCGTCACGCAGTCCCCGGCCCCGGCAGCGCAGGCCCCGGCAACCCCGGCTCCGGCCGCCGCTGCCCCGGCCGCGCAGGCCCCCGTCCCCGCGCCGGCAGCGCCCACGCGGGCAGCTTCCCCGGCCGCTGCCCCAGCCGCGGCCGCTGCGCCCGAGCCGGCCCAGGTCGCCGCGGACGCCGGTGTCGTCGGCGCCGACGAGGGCTCCGGCGCCGTGCTCGTCGGGTACGGCTCCGCCACCTCCGCGCCCTCCCGCCGGAAGCCGGGTGCCCGCCGGGCCGCGGCCGCCGCTGCGGAGGCGAGCCGCGCCTCCAGTCGGGAAGCCGACCTGTCCTTCGAGACCGACGACGGCGAGGCGACCACCGCCGACGCCGTCGCCGCACAGGGCCGTCGTCCCGCGCGGCCGTCGATGCCGAGCGCCTCGGCGCTGCAGGTCATGGCGAAGCCGCCGATCCGGAAGCTCGCGAAGGACCTGGACGTCGACCTGACCACGGTCGTGCCGACCGGCCTGGCCGGCGAGGTCACGCGCGACGACGTCATCCGGCACGCCCAGCAGGCGAGCGTCTTCCGCAACATCGAGACCCCGGAGTGGGGCGACGTCCGCCAGGAGACCATCCCGGTCAAGGGCGTCCGCAAGGCCATCGCGACCGCCATGACCACGTCGGCGTTCACCGCGCCGCACGTGTCGCTCTTCGTGGACGTCGACGCGACCCGCACGATGGAGTTCGTCAAGCGACTCAAGGAGTCGCCGACGTTCGCCGGGGTGAAGGTCAGCCCGCTGCTCATCATGGCGAAGGCCGTGATCTGGGCCGTCCGCCGGAACCGCTCGGTGAACTCGTCGTGGACCGACCGCGAGATCATCGTCCACCACTTCGTGAACCTGGGCATCGCGGCGGCGACCCCGCGCGGTCTGATCGTGCCGAACATCAAGGACGCGCAGGACATGTCGCTGCTCGAGCTGGCGAAGGCCCTCGAGGAGATGACCATCACCGCCCGCGACGGCAAGACGAGCCCCGCGCAGATGGCCGACGGCACGATCACCGTCACGAACATCGGTGTCTTCGGCATGGACACCGGCACCCCGATCCTCAACCCGGGCCAGGTCGCGATCGTCGCCATGGGCACGATCAAGCCGAAGCCGTGGGTCGTCGACGGCGACGTCCGCTCGCGCATGGTGACCACGATCGGCGCCTCGTTCGACCACCGGGTCGTCGACGGGGACGTGGCCTCGCGCTTCGTGCACGACGTCGCCTCGGTCATCGAGGAGCCGGCGCTCCTGCTCGACTGA
- a CDS encoding thiamine pyrophosphate-dependent dehydrogenase E1 component subunit alpha yields the protein MLFRAAAPATTPVQLLDPEGRFVETDENAELAAVARALPDETLLAMHRQMVLTRRFDHAAGNLQRTGQLGLWAPSHGQEAAQVGSAFALRPQDHLFPSYREHAVVMQRGVEPMEIISLFRGQAHGNWDPDARGNTHIYTLVIGAQTLHGTGYAMGQALDGVVGTGDPDVDECSIVYFGDGATSQGDVNEAYVFAASHRAPVVFFLQNNHWAISVPVSVQSPTPLVDRPRGFGIPSIKVDGNDVLASYAASLVATDHARSGQGPAFVEAETYRIGAHTSSDDPTRYRGDDELAGWVARDPITRSETYLRSKGVTDAQFAEFDAEGEQIAADIRTRTSALQDPPMEAMFDNVYREPHPRIDEQRAWLRDYEAGQDAGAHA from the coding sequence ATGTTGTTCCGCGCCGCGGCTCCTGCGACGACCCCCGTCCAGCTCCTCGATCCCGAGGGCCGGTTCGTGGAGACCGACGAGAACGCCGAACTCGCCGCCGTCGCACGGGCTCTCCCCGATGAGACCCTGCTCGCCATGCACCGCCAGATGGTGCTCACCCGACGCTTCGACCACGCTGCCGGCAACCTGCAGCGCACCGGTCAGCTCGGCCTCTGGGCGCCGAGTCACGGGCAGGAGGCCGCCCAGGTCGGTTCCGCGTTCGCGCTCCGCCCCCAGGACCACCTGTTCCCGTCGTACCGCGAGCACGCCGTCGTGATGCAGCGCGGGGTCGAGCCGATGGAGATCATCTCGCTCTTCCGCGGCCAGGCCCACGGCAACTGGGACCCGGACGCCCGCGGCAACACGCACATCTACACGCTCGTCATCGGCGCGCAGACGCTGCACGGCACCGGTTACGCGATGGGCCAGGCGCTCGACGGCGTCGTCGGCACCGGTGACCCGGACGTCGACGAGTGCTCGATCGTCTACTTCGGCGACGGCGCCACCAGCCAGGGCGACGTGAACGAGGCGTACGTGTTCGCCGCGTCGCACCGGGCCCCGGTCGTCTTCTTCCTGCAGAACAACCACTGGGCGATCTCGGTGCCGGTGTCGGTGCAGTCCCCGACCCCGCTCGTCGACCGTCCGCGTGGCTTCGGCATCCCGAGCATCAAGGTCGACGGCAACGACGTGCTGGCCTCGTACGCGGCGAGCCTCGTCGCCACCGACCACGCCCGCAGCGGGCAGGGCCCGGCCTTCGTCGAGGCCGAGACCTACCGCATCGGCGCGCACACCAGCTCGGACGACCCGACGCGGTACCGCGGCGACGACGAGCTCGCCGGCTGGGTCGCCCGCGACCCGATCACCCGGTCCGAGACGTACCTCCGCAGCAAGGGCGTCACCGACGCCCAGTTCGCCGAGTTCGACGCCGAGGGCGAGCAGATCGCCGCCGACATCCGGACCCGCACGAGCGCCCTCCAGGACCCGCCGATGGAGGCGATGTTCGACAACGTCTACCGCGAGCCGCACCCGCGCATCGACGAGCAGCGCGCGTGGCTCCGGGACTACGAGGCCGGCCAGGACGCAGGAGCCCACGCATGA
- a CDS encoding PTS sugar transporter subunit IIA gives MTVVRTPFAGPVVGLSDVPDPVFAEQLVGAGVAVDPTGTTGEVTAVAPVDGTIVKLHPHAFALQGTAGTDVLVHVGIDTVKLKGEGFTLLAKEGDTVTAGDPVVRFTPTAITAAGYSPVVPVVVLGSTPDSVPQDTVGTTVAEGDALFEV, from the coding sequence GTGACGGTCGTCCGCACGCCGTTCGCCGGCCCGGTCGTCGGGCTCTCCGACGTCCCGGACCCGGTGTTCGCCGAGCAGCTCGTCGGTGCGGGGGTCGCTGTCGACCCGACCGGTACCACCGGTGAGGTCACCGCGGTCGCCCCGGTCGACGGCACCATCGTCAAGCTGCACCCGCACGCGTTCGCGCTGCAGGGCACCGCGGGCACCGACGTCCTCGTGCACGTGGGCATCGACACCGTGAAGCTCAAGGGCGAGGGGTTCACGCTGCTGGCGAAGGAGGGCGACACTGTCACCGCGGGCGACCCCGTCGTGCGCTTCACCCCGACCGCCATCACGGCAGCGGGGTACTCCCCCGTCGTCCCCGTGGTCGTGCTCGGGTCGACGCCGGACTCGGTCCCCCAGGACACCGTCGGCACCACCGTCGCCGAGGGTGACGCGCTCTTCGAGGTCTGA
- a CDS encoding GNAT family N-acetyltransferase, whose amino-acid sequence MVHQLLVPQQEIRTGRLVLTPVTPADIDLVHELFSDARTWTHLPSGRHVSRAETQDMVQRKIGGRVRHGLGSWTIRAADSGVFLGIGGVDRTAGGVWNLGYRLAPEHHGHGYATEVARAAVDAAHALSPDVPVTGRVLTNNPASARVLARVGLTQVWQGSSRSAVPEGVECQAWTDRTLTSAQLDWLVANA is encoded by the coding sequence ATGGTCCACCAGCTGCTCGTCCCGCAGCAGGAGATCCGGACGGGTCGCCTGGTGCTCACACCGGTGACCCCCGCGGACATCGACCTGGTCCACGAGCTCTTCTCCGACGCCCGGACCTGGACGCACCTGCCCAGCGGCCGGCACGTCTCGCGTGCCGAGACGCAGGACATGGTGCAGCGGAAGATCGGCGGCCGGGTCCGGCACGGGCTCGGCTCGTGGACGATCCGGGCGGCGGACTCCGGCGTGTTCCTCGGCATCGGCGGCGTCGACCGCACCGCCGGCGGCGTCTGGAACCTCGGCTACCGCCTGGCTCCGGAACACCACGGGCACGGCTACGCGACCGAGGTCGCCCGCGCGGCGGTGGACGCAGCACACGCCCTGAGCCCGGACGTCCCGGTCACCGGTCGGGTGCTGACGAACAACCCGGCGTCCGCGCGGGTGCTCGCCCGGGTGGGGCTGACCCAGGTGTGGCAGGGGTCGAGCCGGTCCGCCGTGCCCGAGGGTGTCGAGTGCCAGGCGTGGACCGACCGCACGCTGACCTCGGCGCAGCTGGACTGGCTCGTCGCCAACGCCTGA
- a CDS encoding alpha-ketoacid dehydrogenase subunit beta: MAKALNAGLAKAMESDDKVLLMGEDIGRLGGVFRITEGLQERFGADRVRDTPLAESGIVGTAIGLALRGYRPVIEIQFDGFVWPAFNQITSQLAKMANRLPAHMSLPIVIRIPYGGHIGAIEHHQESPETYFAHTPGLRVVSPSTPNDAYWMIQEAIASKDPVVFFEPKSRYWPKGQVDLVDGHVPMHTTRVARTGTEVTLVGHGAMVATLMQAADIAEAEGTSCEVVDLRSISPIDWEPLLASVRKTGRMVIAQEDSGFISVGSEIAATVAERAFYTLQAPPLRVSGFDIPFPQSKLEHFHLPDADRVLEAVDRALAY; this comes from the coding sequence ATGGCGAAGGCGCTCAACGCCGGCCTGGCGAAGGCGATGGAGTCCGACGACAAGGTCCTGCTGATGGGCGAGGACATCGGCCGTCTCGGCGGTGTCTTCCGCATCACCGAGGGCCTGCAGGAGCGCTTCGGCGCCGACCGCGTCCGGGACACCCCGCTCGCCGAGTCCGGCATCGTCGGCACCGCGATCGGCCTGGCGCTCCGGGGCTACCGGCCGGTCATCGAGATCCAGTTCGACGGCTTCGTCTGGCCGGCGTTCAACCAGATCACCTCGCAGCTGGCGAAGATGGCGAACCGACTGCCGGCGCACATGTCGCTGCCGATCGTCATCCGGATCCCCTACGGCGGGCACATCGGCGCGATCGAGCACCACCAGGAGAGCCCGGAGACGTACTTCGCGCACACCCCGGGGCTCCGCGTGGTCAGCCCGAGCACCCCGAACGACGCCTACTGGATGATCCAGGAGGCGATCGCGTCGAAGGACCCGGTGGTCTTCTTCGAGCCGAAGTCGCGCTACTGGCCGAAGGGTCAGGTCGACCTGGTCGACGGGCACGTGCCGATGCACACGACCCGCGTCGCCCGCACCGGCACCGAGGTCACCCTCGTCGGCCACGGTGCGATGGTCGCGACGCTCATGCAGGCGGCCGACATCGCCGAGGCCGAGGGCACGAGCTGCGAGGTCGTCGACCTCCGCTCGATCTCGCCGATCGACTGGGAGCCACTGCTCGCCTCGGTGCGCAAGACCGGCCGCATGGTGATCGCGCAGGAGGACTCGGGCTTCATCAGCGTCGGCAGCGAGATCGCCGCGACCGTCGCCGAGCGGGCGTTCTACACGCTGCAGGCGCCGCCGCTGCGGGTGTCCGGGTTCGACATCCCGTTCCCGCAGTCGAAGCTCGAGCACTTCCACCTGCCCGACGCCGACCGCGTCCTCGAGGCCGTCGACCGCGCCCTCGCTTACTGA